CCATGGATTTTAACTCTTCCTTCATGGCATCAATCCATTTGTCAGACTCATTACGTTCTATGGCTTGTGAAAATGAAACTGGATCCTTATTAAGACCAATGTCAAAATCTGACTCTTGCAAATAAACCACGTAATCATCCGAAATAGCCGATTTTCTAACTCTTTGAGATTTTCTTAATGGCATTTCTTGTGGTTCATTTGTGTCAGATATTTGTGAGTTAGTTTCTTCATGAAGTGTTTCATCCAAATGTTGCTCGGTGTTGTCAAAGTGTTCTTCAACAACTGGAACAATATTTGGTATTTGTGTGGAAGTAGGTACATTTTTGGGTAATAAAATATTGACCCTCACCTCTTTAATTTCCACACTTTGCTTTTCAACACTCCCACTAACCTCACCATTCTCAATGAATCTTACATTACCGGTTTCAACAATTCTCGAACTATGGTTTGGACATTAAAACACATACCCTTTGGATTTCTATAGGTAACCAATAAAGTAGCCACTTATGTTCGAGAATCTAATTTATTTTCTTGTGTATTATAGACTCTAGCTTTCGCTGGGCAACCCCAAAAATACAGGTGCCTTAAACTAGGTTTTTTTCCTGTCCACAGTTCAAAAGGGGTCTTTGGAACTGCCTTACTAGGAACCCTATTTAATAAATATATAGCGGTTTTAAGAGCATACATCCACAATGATTTAGGTAATGAGGAATTACTTATCATGCTCTGAACCATATCCATAAGTGTTCGATTGTGCCtttctgcaacaccattttgttgaggtgttcaTGGCATAGTATAATGTGCACATATGCCACGTTCCTCGAGGAACTTCGCAAATGGACCTGGACATTGTCCTGACTCATTATATTTTTCATAATATTCACCAACTCTATCTGACCTAATGATTTTCACCTTTTCATCTAATTGCCTTTCAACCTCAGTAACAAACACCTTGAGAGTATCAActgcttgagatttttctttcagcaaatagatATATCCATAACGTGAAAAATCATCGATAAAAGTGATAAAATATTTCTCTCCACCAAAAGATGGAATATCAAAGGGTCCACAAATATCGGTGTGTATTAAAAGAGGCATGAGTTTTAACATATGCGAGCAAATTGTAAACATAAACTTTAATTGCATACAAGGATCTTGCACATGATAATCTTACATATAATCGTCATAAAAAACATAACTGAAGCGGAATCCATTATCTTGAAGCGGAAGAGTTAATTGAAATTGATTTCTCGCCCCTTGCCCTAGCTTTCATTACCGCCGACTTTAGTGATGGAAGAGAGAATAAAATACGGTAACCCTAATGGGTGGGGAGATGACCAATTTATAGAGGTTCTTATTTAATCCGGTACATCATCAAGTAACCGATCGGACGGATGAGATTTGCttattaattaaatattatttatCGGCCTAATCTTATTGGGCCACCAATAAATTAACGTAAGAAATCTTACACAAATCACCCACGAGAGGAGAAGATATGGCCGTTCAAGTTTTGACAGTTACATGAAGAGGTACCGGCGGAATGAATCGAGACAATAAAAAAGAAAGATTCATTGATCTCCAATTAATGAGCATGGATGATTACAATCGTTGCAGAATCTTCATGAAACAGTTACGATTATCAATTATAATGTTTCATTAATGCTCATAATCACTCAGTCATAAAAAGGGAAAAGCTGTTGTACTTAGAGGCTACTATATAAGGGAAAGAAATGTCATCTGTATGGACATGTTCTGATTATTACTGGAATATAATTATTTACTTTTGCTTTTTATTGATTACTTTGCTATTTCATATTCTAATTTCCTTTCTTATTGCAAGAATATTAATTTTCTTGATTATCACTAATCCGAGTACTTCTAAAAataggctttgaccgaaattcctatattttggttaaacaaattggtttcgtTACTGGGAAACTTATAATCTTTTCacttttcaaatttatttttctGTCAAGAAATCATGTCGAACATTAGTGACAACAACCAACAAAACCTATAAAACCAACAAAATCAGCAACATCAGTTAAACCAGCAAAATTAAAAAGAGAATGAAACTCCAGTCCCTTCACCACAAAACTCTCCTCAACAATCTCGAGAAGGGTCATCTGACAGATCAGTATCACATGTGAATGACCAACTTGGGGATGATCAAGCTATTGATGAAGCATTAAAGTAATTAATCGCAGAGCAGGTCAACAATTCTCTTCAAGCTTTTGTTAGTGAGTTGCCAACTGTACCACCAACTATGCCTCCAAACAACACCACAACCATAGAGAATCTACGCTCAGGACTCGCTAATTCAGGAAGCGGAGGAACTCCCAGCGAATCTCGTGATGGAGGGTCAGGTATCCCAATTAATTCTAATTTACAAAGTTTAGaactaactttgcagaaacagctcaaggagcagaaCGATCGCATATAGTAGATACCTGGTGTTCCACCTATAATCAAAGGAGTGgatatggataaatattctcAACAACCCTAGAATCCAAGTGCCGCTCCTTTGCCTATTCCAAAAAAGTTTAAGATGCCAGATATCCCAAAGTATGATAGGACAACCGATCCGCGAGATCATGTAACTTCATTTACAATTGTCGTGAAGGGCAACAACTTGACCAAGCAAGAGATTAAATCAGTTCTGGTCAAAAAATTCGGTGAGACACTCACAAAGGGAGCACTAATATGGTATTttcttttacccaaaaagtcaattGATTGTTTTgatgagcttgcagattcatttataaaagcatactcgggagctcaaaaagatGAAAAGAGGACGGAAGatatattcaaaataaaacaaagagataCAGAACTACTTAGGAAATTTGTAGATAGATTCCAGTACGAAAAAATGATGTTACCACGTGTACCTGACAATTGGGAGGCTATGACATtcgcaagtaatttaaatgaaaaaATCTCAGAAGCCACAAGAAGGCTCAAAGAAAGTTTACGAAAATTCCCTGCAATAACTTGGAATGATATTTACAACACGTACAACATGAAGTTGCAGATAGAAGAGGATACTATCACTCAGTCCTGGGGAGATGAAATAGTAAGTTTGAGGCGACCAGAAATTGAAAAAAGGTTCGGTAAGAACAGGTACAAACCTTACATAGGACCAACAAGAAGGGAATCACATTCAAAACAAGAGAACCCAAGGTACGATTCCAAATCAAAGGACAGAGATTCGGGTTCATCATCCAGGTTTGGAAAGGAACGAGACATGCGAGATACGCGGGACAACGACAGAAGTTCAAAAGCGAAGGTCGATGGTTACAGCTTCAATATTAGCACATCTGAGTTGGTAGCTATTTTAAGAATCATCGGAGATAAGGTGtggtggccaaaagaaatgagatcgaacCCAAATAGGAGAAACCCTGATTTCTGGAGCGAGTTTCACAATGATCACGGTCACAAAACATCAGATTGCAGATTGCTACAAAGTGAAGTAGAGCACTTATTAAAACAAGGTTACTTAATTGATTTGTTCAGTGAGAAGGGTAAGCAAGCATGTATGAAGAATAGATAGGAGCCACCAAAACCTCTGTCACCAAAAAGAACAGTTAATGTCATAAACGGAGGGGAGGAAGTCAATGGCATGACATATACAGCTGCAAAGAAGGTGTCAAAAATCACAGTCACCTACAGGAAGCGAGTTCGCCAAGTTTTGGAAGAAGATAGTAtaacatttgatgatgcagacaTAGATGGCGTGTTGATCCCACACAATGATGTaatggtaatatctttacttgtacatgatactaatgtgaaacgagctTTGATTGATCCATGTAGCTCTGTAAATATCATTCTTTTAAGAGTGGTAAACAAGATGCAAGATAATAACAAATTAGTACACAAAGCACGTACCttatctggatttgacaattTAAGCGTTGTCATAAAAGGGGAGATAATACTCACCACATTCGCAAAAGGATTAGTTAAAGACAcgaaatttcaagtaatagatatgGATATGGCGTACAATATgatccttggcagaccttggattcacgaGATGGATGATGTTCCATCTACCTTACATCAGGTTATCAAGTTCCCTTCGCAATGGGGAATAAGACAAATCCATGGTGATCAACAGGCTTCTCGAAGCATTAACTTAGTGGTAGATTCAAGCATAAGAAATGATGATGCAgatgaaaaatagcaattacagaattCAGTTGAGAGTTTagcaacacaaacctcaactgtaGATGGACAAACGgatgtagactcaaggcctgatacTATTCAAGAGCCAGAAGTgaatgaaaacatcaaaacaacaattgaggaACTGGAAGAAGTGGTGTTGTTTATACATTGGCCGGACAGAAAAGTATACATCGGCACCAACCTGAGCCCAGagatgaaaggtaagttaattgaattcttAAAAGCTAACGCGAATTGCTTTGCTTGGTTGCGTTCACATATGACAggtataccaccggaggtgatgacccATAAGCTAAATAAAGATCCAACGTATCCACCTGTCAAACAGaagaaaaggaagtaaggatccttcaaaaaccaggtgattcaagatgaggtatAATAGCTTTTAAAAATCCGATCTATctgtgaggtaaagtatcctgatTGGCTAGCAGTGGTACCcaaaaagaatggtaagtggcgagtttgtgtagactaTACTGAATTTAATAAAGTTTTCCCTAAAAATTCTTTTCCATTACCAtacatagatcaactaattgatgctactacaggacatgaattgttacgttttttagatgcctattcaggatataatcaaataaAAATGGATCCTTCAGATGAGGAGAAAACTTCCTTTATTACAGAcaaggggacttactgttataaagttaCGCCTTTTTGGCCTAAAGAATGCTAGAGCCACATACCAAAGGTTAGTAACGAAGATGTTTCAAGAACATCTATCAGATCCAACATCTGTCAGATACGTTTCAGCTTCTCCACAAAttcaatatgaagttaaatctcGAGAAGTGTGCATTTGGCGTGTCTTCAGGCAAATTTTTAGGTTTCCTTGTTTCTAACCGAGGAATTGAAGTAAATCCAGCGCAGATTAAAGCCATCGAAGAGATACCAGGTATACTCACCAGCAAAAAAGAGGTGCAGAGGTTGACAAGTAGGATAGCAAtattggggagatttatttctaaatcttcGGAAAAAAGTTTTAAGTTCTTTTTAGTATTGAAAAAGCAAAGCCAATTTGAGTGGACCGAAGAATGTCAACAAACACCCAAATCTCTAAAAGCATAGTTGTCAAATCTACCATTGCTGGCTAAACCAAATGACGGAGAAAGGCTACTCATCTACCTCACTATTTCAGAAGTGGCTGTAAGTGCTGTATTAGCTCGGGAAGACGAAGGTAAATAatttccaatttattatgttagcaagtcTTTATTGGATGCTGAATTTCGATATTCTAATTTAGAAAAACTCGCTTTAGCATTAATAATGACATCTAGAAAGTTGAGGCCTTATTTCAGTGTCACCCTATCTCTGTAGTGACCGCTTACCCCTTACGAAATATATTGCATAAGCAAGAATTATCAGGTAAACTAGCCAAGTGGTcaatagaactaagtgaatatgatatcacGTATCAACCCAGAACTACAATAAAATCACaggttttagcaaatttcatggcagATTTTAGTGCAGGGATGGTAATAGAAGCAAAAAAAGAACTGCAAGTATTTAATGGGTCTAATCCATCTACTTGGACCCTGTTTACCAATAGCTCCTCGAATGTTAAAGGAGCGGGTTTAGGCGTTTTTCTAATCTCACCTACGGGAGAAACTATAAGGCAAGCCATAAAGTGCCATCCTATTACTAATAATGAAGCAAAATATGAAgatgtgattgcaggtttaaaaTTGGCACGAGAGCTCAGAATAAAGCAGGTCATCATCAAAAGCGACTAgcaactcgtagttaatcaaatgcaggGGACTTATATAGCTAGATAGGTGAGGATGCAACAATATTTGGAAAAGGCACGAGATTTGATAAGGCAATTCCAATCTTGGAAAATCAGGCAGATACCCAGGGAAGAAAATGTCGAAACAGACGCGTTGGCTAGTCTTTTGCATCCGCTGCAGAagtaacaaatgaagaaaatgcttACGTAATACATTTGGTTCACTCGGCACTCGACCAagataaaaatgaggtaaatttcaataatttaaccTTGGATTGGAGAAACAAGATCATCAATTTTTGCAGTACGGAATACTACCtaaagataagaaaaaggctaAGGCACTTCGACAAAAAGCTGCCCGTTATTGTTTGGATCGAGGCAATTTATATCGAAAAATATTCGGTGGTCCTtcagcaaggtgtctcggaccttcTCAAATGGAGTATGTGATAAGAGAactacatgaaggacattgtggaaatcacgcagaaGGAAGATCCTTGGTAAAAACTCTAATTAGAGTAGGGTATTActggccaaaaatggaagaagaggcagaaggtTTTGTGGCCaaatgtgacaagtgccaaagatatgGTAACAACATGCATCGACCAGCAGAGTTATTACATCTGGTtgttgcaccatggccttttatgaagtgggggatggatatcgtgggtccactaccagAAGCCAAAGGAAAGGTACAATTTTTATTAGCACTCACtaattattttactaagtggtTAGAAGCAGGtgcgagaaaaagaagtcagggacTTCATTTGGCGaaacatcatatgtcggtttggggTTCCAAAAGAAATCGTGTGTGATAACGGCCTGCAGTTCATAGGTGCAAAAATCACATAATTCTTTC
This genomic stretch from Nicotiana sylvestris chromosome 9, ASM39365v2, whole genome shotgun sequence harbors:
- the LOC138878727 gene encoding uncharacterized protein, giving the protein MPDIPKYDRTTDPRDHVTSFTIVVKGNNLTKQEIKSVLVKKFGETLTKGALIWYFLLPKKSIDCFDELADSFIKAYSGAQKDEKRTEDIFKIKQRDTELLRKFVDRFQYEKMMLPRVPDNWEAMTFASNLNEKISEATRRLKESLRKFPAITWNDIYNTYNMKLQIEEDTITQSWGDEIVSLRRPEIEKRFGKNRYKPYIGPTRRESHSKQENPRYDSKSKDRDSGSSSRFGKERDMRDTRDNDRSSKAKVDGYSFNISTSELVAILRIIGDKVWWPKEMRSNPNRRNPDFWSEFHNDHGHKTSDCRLLQSEVEHLLKQGYLIDLFSEKGKQACMKNR
- the LOC138878728 gene encoding uncharacterized protein; the encoded protein is MTYTAAKKVSKITVTYRKRVRQVLEEDSITFDDADIDGVLIPHNDVMVISLLVHDTNVKRALIDPCSSVNIILLRVVNKMQDNNKLVHKARTLSGFDNLSVVIKGEIILTTFAKGLVKDTKFQVIDMDMAYNMILGRPWIHEMDDVPSTLHQVIKFPSQWGIRQIHGDQQASRSINLVVDSSIRNDDADEK